The Petrotoga sp. 9PW.55.5.1 genome window below encodes:
- a CDS encoding branched-chain amino acid ABC transporter permease, whose translation MQILQSIISGIPQGALYGLTAFGIVLIFRTVGVLNFAHGNSGMLGTYMGLTFYLMTNNLILSLLIGVIFGFFVGLVIERFLMRPIKQLSHGAMLMVTLGLLMVIEGLVMLIWGTDYFTFPEIASGTPFIFFLENGVIVLPKNDIFITIISVSIMLFLAIFLKFTKLGIAIRARSQDEVGALTTGVDINKVDAIVWGIGIATVSLVGMLAAPKTYIHPNMMINLQLYGVTAGVLGGFSSLFGAIVGGLLLGIIEKLVGVYISPDYQLSIILILIIIVLIVKPSGLFGNEDKGRV comes from the coding sequence GCGTTTGGTATAGTATTGATTTTTAGAACCGTGGGTGTTTTAAACTTTGCTCACGGTAATTCTGGTATGTTGGGAACCTATATGGGATTGACTTTTTATTTAATGACTAATAATTTGATTTTATCGTTATTAATTGGTGTAATATTTGGTTTTTTTGTAGGTTTAGTCATAGAAAGATTCTTGATGAGACCTATAAAACAATTATCTCACGGAGCTATGTTAATGGTTACTCTGGGACTTTTAATGGTAATTGAAGGTTTAGTAATGCTCATTTGGGGAACAGATTATTTCACCTTTCCAGAAATTGCATCGGGAACACCGTTTATTTTCTTTTTAGAAAATGGCGTTATTGTTCTTCCAAAAAACGACATATTTATTACTATCATTTCAGTTTCGATAATGCTTTTTTTGGCCATTTTTTTGAAATTTACAAAACTAGGCATAGCTATAAGGGCTCGATCACAAGATGAGGTGGGGGCTTTAACTACAGGTGTTGATATAAACAAAGTAGATGCAATTGTTTGGGGGATAGGAATTGCAACCGTTAGTTTGGTAGGTATGTTAGCAGCTCCTAAAACCTATATTCATCCAAATATGATGATAAATTTACAATTATACGGAGTAACTGCGGGTGTTCTTGGAGGTTTCTCAAGTTTATTTGGAGCTATTGTTGGAGGGCTTTTATTGGGAATAATTGAAAAACTTGTAGGTGTCTACATTTCCCCAGATTATCAATTATCTATCATTCTTATTCTGATAATTATTGTTTTGATAGTAAAACCATCAGGATTATTTGGTAATGAAGACAAGGGGAGAGTGTAA